In Colletotrichum destructivum chromosome 1, complete sequence, the sequence TAAGCCAGCCGTGAccaccctttttttttttttctttatCTTTTTTGGTTTCACGGGCGCCAAAAGGTAGCGAGCGACGTGTCCCGATCCGCGCGCTGCGTAACACCACACAAACCCTCGAAGAACCTCGACTTCGACCACGACGTCCCATTacctccccccccaaaaggCCGCTTTTACCGTCATTCGCACCATCCTCGGAGCTCGCGGGCTCGTCGCCACGTCGCCAACATGAGTTCCGACTACTCGTACGATGCCGAGGCGCAGTTCTATcccttcttcatcctcgccatcagcagcatcatcacCCTGCCGCTCGGCTAcaccctcgtcttcccctCCAAGGAcatcgaggccaaggccccGCGCATCCAGAGCGACTTCAAGCCCGAACATGTCGACCTCATCGACAAGCAGCGCAAGGCGCACCAGAAGAAGCAGCGCCGGATTGTGCGCGTCAttgccgtcttcgtcggcctcgcaGTCATGGCCGGCATGATCTACCTCATCATCCACACCAAGACCGTCACCCAAAAGATCTGGAACCCCTACGACATTCTCGGCATCTCTGATGTATGTTATCCACCCTTGACTCGTGTATttgttccccccccccgaatGCTGACACGCCCAAACCCAGTCTGCGGACGAGAAAACGATCAAGAAGGTCTACAAGCAGCTCTCGAGGAGACTGCACCCCGACAAGGTCAAGCCTGACCCGGCCAAGAACGAGACCATTGAGTCCCTCAATGACGCTTATGTCGAAATTTCAAAGGCCTACCAGGCcctcaccgacgaggagatccGCAACAACTTCATTCAGTACGGCCACCCTGACGGGAAGCAAAGCTTCAGTATTGGAATTGCCCTTCCTCAGTTCATGATCtccgacggcaacggcaagtacgtcgtcctcgcctaCACGCTGCTCCTCGGCGTTCTCCTGCCTTACCTGGTCGGCTCGTGGTGGTACGGCACTCAGCGCATGTCCAAGGACGGCGTGCTTATGGAGAGTGCCAACAACCTTTTCCGTGCTTACGACGACAACGTTGACGAGGGCGGTGTCATCACCGCTCTGAGCAGCGGCAAGGAattcgacgccgtcctcaagGGTGACAAGGCCGAGTCTGGCCTTTCCAAGCTCGAGTCTAAGCtgctcgccaacgccgagaAGGCTGGGCTCTCTCAGAAGGACAGGCAAGCTCTCGAAGACCTCGACAGCGGCGTGCGCCGGAAGGCCCTGGCTCTGCTGTGGTCCTACCTTGGCCGAGTTGAGCTCGAGGACTCGGCCCTCGACAGCGCCAAGTACGAAGTTGCCCCCATTGCCCACGCCCTCACCCGGTCGTTCTCTGCCATTGCCCAAGCCTACGGTAGCACCGGTCCCATCCTTGCCGCCTACTCCACAAGCCAGCACCTGATTCAGGCCCTGCCCCCCAAGGCTTCGCCGCTCCTGCAGCTGCCTCACTTCAGCCAGGACATCGTCCGCCAGGTCGAGGGAGGTGACTCAAAGGTTCACGTTTCCCTCCAGCAGTTCATGGACTTGCCCGACGACCTCCGCAGGAACATGGTCGTGCGCAACAAGCTTCTCTCCGAGGACCAGTACAAGTCCGCCGTCAGTGTCGCCCGCCAATTGCCCCAGCTCCGTGTTGCCAAGGCCTTTTTTAAGGTCACTGGCGAGCGCTTCatcatcccctcctccctggtcaccctcgtcgtcaagggacGCATCGTCCCCCCTGGCAGCGAGAACGTCCCCGAGATCAATGAGCTAGACCTGGAAGACATCGACCCCCCCGAAGACGACCTTGAGGCTTACCTTGgccgcaagaagaagaccgtGAAGGGTCCCGACGGCCAACCCatccccgtcgacgacaaaCCCATTCTGCCCCCCCTCGCTCACGCCCCTTACTTCGCCCGCGACCATGCCCCCAAGTGGTATGTCTTCTTGACCGATTCCAAGCAGGGCAAGATGGCTGTGCCCCccttcaccttcacccagTTCGACCAGCCCATCTTTGGCGAAGACGGCAAGCCCACCTTCAATATGCAAACCCTCAAGGCCCAGTTCGCCGCTCCTCCACAAGCTGGTCACTACACATTTGTTATGCACGTCGTATGTGACAGCTACGTCGGCTTCGATACCAAGATGGAGgtcaccctcgtcgtcgaggaggcgagCAAGGCAGCGGCCATGGTTGCCGAAGATGATATCAGCGAGCCCGACGAAGGTATGTTGCGCCACTTTCTCCCAGCTTTTTCGAGACCTCCCATCCGCACACGAAATGCTAACAACCGCCACAGACTCGATAGCCGGACAGATGCAAGCCCTTAAGGGCGGCAGCGTACCGGGTGCAACCAAGCCGCGCAGGAAAGTGGAGgaggactcggacgaggagagcggcacagatgacgacgtcgaggatgacACAAGCGAGACAAACACTGACACCGAGGACGAGTCATGAGGTACTATGCTCGGGTTTCGCGGCGCTTTTTTCAGGGGAGGTGTATGTGTATGGAGCAATAGAAGAAAGAGGGTAATTGCCCAGACCAAGAGTTTGTGCAAAGACTCAATATACCCAAGTCATCAACATTCcaacacacaaacacacacacacatacacaccgAGGAAGAGACAAGGGAGAAGAATCAAATGCATTTAAAATGGGGTTTCGCTGCACTAGGCACGCCGGACTTCGGAAGTTGTTGCTTGGAGGGTGTTGGTCCACGTTGGTCCACGTACATAGCTATCGGCGTTGATGAGGTTCGTTGCGGAGGATGAGGGCGGGTCTCTTCGTTACGGTTGGTATATTAGTGTTTGACGCTGAATTGATCAAGTGTGTTCCCAACCATGCATGGCCCTTTGTCCCCATTCGTACTGTTGTTGTGCCTGGTATGATAGCACCCGCGAGGTCGGGTTGGAAAGCGGACTGAATGATCGTGACGGATGGACTCGTGCAAATCGACAATGTCTTTGCACCACCGAGAGGgtcactcactcgctcactccctggcggcctcggtctATTTGTTTCAGATGCGTTCAGTATTCCCCCAATTCACGATGCCGGCCCATCAATGGCCATCATGGACGATGAATCATGTCCCCAGCAAGCAGCCTGAACCGGTGGGAGTGGCTAAAATAAAAATATTGAAACGCCCGTCGCCAACCGCCTCCGTCCTTGTCTCTTCCCCGAACCAGTTGCAAATGCGACAACAATCATGTACAAATACTCTTCCATCCTCCAACTCTGTACGCACGTGCTGCTCTCCCTCCAAGCATTCGGGTATTTGGCAACAGAAAGTAAGAAAGCCCATCCATCGTCCTTCATTGCCTACTAGCTTTCGAAAACATCATGCGCTGCCCCGTCGGCCCCCACCCGTCTCTTTGGTTTGTTTTCCTTAGGAGAATCGATGTGTTATTCACTCATCGCCTGCAGTGCATGGGTGAGGGGAACGACGCGCAGACTCCTGCCGCGCTTCAGCCCGGACGTCTTCTGAGGCATGATGGTCGGGCTGGCCTCGTCCCGCCACTTCCGGAACACGCTTTTTAGGTCTTTCGGGATAccctccaacaccaccgtCGAGATGGGGATAAAGGGGCGGTCTTCCATGCCACTGGCCAGAATGGCATACTCCTGTGCGAAATCCAGGGCGTTGCGGAAGGAACCGTACTGGCTCTGCGCCGTTCTGCCGACAATTATGTACATCTCAAAGAATGCATCCAGTACGTAGATGCCTGAGGGATCCAGGTCGGCTTGAGTGAAAGGGCTGATTTCGTAGACCTGCGATTGATGTCAGTCGTGATCGATTCATAGACGGTTGACTAGTACGGAACGCCTCACCTGTTGGGCTGCAGACGCGTCCGAGCGGAACAGTCTTTGGCAATACTTGTCGTAATTGGACTTCAACCGCCAGTGGTCGGCGGAATGCGGCTTCGTACCGTCATTGAAAATGGCCCAGAAGCTGTCCGGCTCGCTGCCGTCCTCGATTTCCAGGAGCTCGCCCATCAGGCTCAAGTCCATACCTATGAGACGGGCGCAACTCAGCTCGTCTACGTCACTACCCTTGCCCTTCCAGAGATAGCACTTTCCTGACTGCGTAATGAGGAATGGGAACCCGGAGCAGAGACTCGTGGACGAGAAGTTGACCTCGTCGAACACGACCTGGCCGAGCATGCGGCGACCACAGAGCATGCTGGGCGCCAACGAGTCAAACTTGGCACCGGTGCCGCGGCGGGTGATGATCATGCCGCCAAGCGCCATGATGAACTCCGGCGTCTCTCTGCCCTGGCGCATTTTGACGACTTTGCCGCCGAGAGAGCGAGCCTCACGGTTGATAAACAGAGCAGCATCTTCCATGGTAGCTTCCGGTACTTCGTCGCCGGCCCAGAAGTACACCTCCGTTTCCTTCCTGCCGGCCTCGTTGGTGAAGACGTTGGCGCAGATATACATTTCCCGTTCAAACAGGATGCGCTCATTATGCGCCGGGACGGGAATTTTCTTGCCATCGCCCGTGATCTGGAAGAGTCTTGCGCCCTGGCTTTGGATATCGCGGACACGGGGCTTATTCATCAATACCTCGGCAGTGTCAAGATGGTATTCTCTTTGCGGTCGCTGTGTGCCAAAGAAGTCGTCCAGCAAGGCCGAGACTTCCGAGCTCGACTTGGTCGGGGATCGGACGGGCGAAGCGACAGGCGTAGGAGACGAAGGTTTCGGCGGGATTGGCAAAGGCCTGGCAGAGCCCCTTGAAGGGGGGGTGCTGGACCTTTGGACCGGGGACGCAGTGTTGTCG encodes:
- a CDS encoding Putative DnaJ domain, Sec63 domain, immunoglobulin E-set, C2 domain superfamily — protein: MSSDYSYDAEAQFYPFFILAISSIITLPLGYTLVFPSKDIEAKAPRIQSDFKPEHVDLIDKQRKAHQKKQRRIVRVIAVFVGLAVMAGMIYLIIHTKTVTQKIWNPYDILGISDSADEKTIKKVYKQLSRRLHPDKVKPDPAKNETIESLNDAYVEISKAYQALTDEEIRNNFIQYGHPDGKQSFSIGIALPQFMISDGNGKYVVLAYTLLLGVLLPYLVGSWWYGTQRMSKDGVLMESANNLFRAYDDNVDEGGVITALSSGKEFDAVLKGDKAESGLSKLESKLLANAEKAGLSQKDRQALEDLDSGVRRKALALLWSYLGRVELEDSALDSAKYEVAPIAHALTRSFSAIAQAYGSTGPILAAYSTSQHLIQALPPKASPLLQLPHFSQDIVRQVEGGDSKVHVSLQQFMDLPDDLRRNMVVRNKLLSEDQYKSAVSVARQLPQLRVAKAFFKVTGERFIIPSSLVTLVVKGRIVPPGSENVPEINELDLEDIDPPEDDLEAYLGRKKKTVKGPDGQPIPVDDKPILPPLAHAPYFARDHAPKWYVFLTDSKQGKMAVPPFTFTQFDQPIFGEDGKPTFNMQTLKAQFAAPPQAGHYTFVMHVVCDSYVGFDTKMEVTLVVEEASKAAAMVAEDDISEPDEDSIAGQMQALKGGSVPGATKPRRKVEEDSDEESGTDDDVEDDTSETNTDTEDES